In Eubalaena glacialis isolate mEubGla1 chromosome 4, mEubGla1.1.hap2.+ XY, whole genome shotgun sequence, the genomic window acgtatgcatatggctgattcactttgttgtacaacagaaactaacagtattgtgaagcagttatactccagtaaagctctatttaaaaaagattatttctCAAAGTgctttaagttttgtttgttttttttgtgttttttttaatattctcattcgtagtgaataaataaaagtggAAGGTAAAGATCTTTTCTCTTGCTTGGTTAATAACACTATTGGTTTCCAGAGTTTGCTTCCAAAGATGTTCCTTTGTGTATATAGGTATACTTTTTCCCCTTACTTCAAATGGGATTATATCATACTGTTGTTTTCCACATTATACGATTCCATTGAGTAAACTgtaatgaatttaatttctttagttGATGGATATTAGAGTTGCTAGTAGTTTGGCTGTGCCATTAATGCTGCTGTGGACTTTGTGGCATGTGAATTTATGCATTTGATTGGAGGATACAATTTCAGAATTGGAATTTTGGATCCTGATATTTGCTTTCTTTACTTTGATGGTGTCAAATTCCTCTTCAAAAAATAGTACTCATTTATAGTCACACCAGCATTGTCTGAGAGTGAGAGCTTTGCAAACATTGGATATTAAAGACTTTTCAAATTATGTGAATTTAATGGATGGATGAAGTTATGTCAtacttgtatttcatttttaaaattcacagtaaggagagcatcttttctttcttttttgttaaccCTTTTGTAACAACATGAGTTTGTATCCTTccaaacttttactttttaatttttttttcttttccttaatgtATTTTGAGTGATATTTTCTAAGCTTAGTACTTTAATTACTTTTGCAAAAAGACTGCGTATAGGTGGTTTAATATTTGGACAAGATACTTTGTAAATCTGACAAATTGCCCTTATTTCACTGGGTGATTTTTAACTCTTACTGCTATCTCTATACTAAAGATTAAATTCTCCTAACAGGTAGAAAAAATAAGCTCTAAAATTCTGTACAATTCTCTGAAAAATAATgtctttgctaatttttttttttcaggccttCATTGAGATGGAGACCAGAGAAGATGCAATGGCAATGGTTGACCACTGTTTGAAAAAGGCCCTTTGGTTTCAAGGGAGATGTGTAAAAGTTGACCtgtctgaaaaatacaaaaaattggtACTCAGGGTATGTAGTATTTGATTCTACTTCATTATAAAGCTTGTTTTCATGCTTTTCAAGCCATGACATTCTTATAAACATTTCTATATGCCAAGAATATAGCGTTTGGTTATTGAAAGAGAataaccttttctctttttctggtcTTCGTTAGTACAGAAGTTTTTAAACTGATGTCTGTAtaaagcaccttttttttttttttttttttaaagcacctttttacttttatctatttaagattttttttgaacaGAGTTCTGTtaacaaaatgtttattattcACTACTCTATTGAAATGTTGATTGTAATGAACTGGTAACTGTATGCAGCTTAAATTCTTAGGTATGGTTACAGAGATTGAATAAGCTTAGTTGATATATAAAGGATGGTTATCAATTATTAGTTAATTGGATAATTATATATTCTACAAAttctaatacatttatttaacttctgtaaaattttgtcttttagatTCCCAACAGAGGCATTGACTTACTGAAAAAAGATAAGTCCCGGTAatttccctttgtgtgtgtgtgtgtcggtgtCTTTGTGTACACTAgtatattaaaaacttttgttttccAGCTCAGGTGAATTAATTCAGATGTATCTTTTGGTTTCAGGAAAAGATCTTACTCTCCAGATGGCAAAGAATCTCCAAGTGATAAGAAATCCAAAACTGATGGTTCCCAGAAGACTGAAAGTACAACCGAAGGTAAAGAACAAGAGGAGAAATCAGGAGAAGATGGTGAAAAAGATACAAAGGATGACCAGGCAGAACAAGAACCTAACATGCTTCTTGAATCTGAAGATGAGCTACTTGTAGATGAAGAAGAAGCAGCAGCACTGCTAGAAAGTGGCAGTTCAGTGGGAGATGAGACAGATCTTGCTAATTTAGGGGATGTGGCatctgatgggaaaaaggaaccTTCAGACAAAGTTGTGAAAAAAGATGCAAATGCGAGTGCTTCAGCAACTGCGAAGAAAAAGCTTAAAAAGGTAAAGGAAGATTATATGTTGACCTGTTTTAGTAGAAAACAAGATCAGATAAACGTTTCAAATTATATATGTTAGGGTCACAATAAAGAGAAGTCActtatattaggaaaaaataggtatgaataataaaaacattgAAATCTAAACTCTgcaataaatagattaaataggactaattttcaaaagaaaaatgtcagttCACAAAGGGAACTTTTTAGTAATGAAGGAGAAAGACTTAAAACGACATATGATTCTGTTTTGTAGTGGTAGTGTGTAAGTAGTAGTAGGCAGCCTTTGTGGTCcagcttgttttttaaaatatggggtATGAATTTTACAGTAACTTAACTGACCCAGGCCACTAAAAACCTTTTGTCAAAAATGGTTGAATCTGAAGAATTTTcctattagagaaatgtaacCTTGATTAGATACTTTAAtaggttttaaaacattttttcttagaACACATGTCACATATAAGAGCATATAAGGCGAATATcaatacaaaaatacatacatgGTAAAAGAACAGTAACTCAAAAGACCCATGGTGTATTGACTACCTATGTTAAGGAGCCCCTTTGGAGCTCCTTAAGATAAATGAGTCTTGAAATGAGATTTTTATAATCCTATTTCATTGGTTCCTTCTAAGCAGTACTCAGCTACTAGGAAACTAATACTTACCTCCAGTTTTTGATGGCTTGGTCAAAAAAGTTAGTCTTGagattctttttctggctgaagtAGATAGTGCTATGTTTGCACTTTTAAGAGCTGATAATTACTGAGCGCTTATTACATGCTATAATTTTTCCTCAGCTCTTTGTGTATGCTGATTAACTGATTCGTATAATGACCCTATGCCATAGATActtttttatccccatttcatgAATGAGCAGATTGAGATATGTTAAAATTGAGTAGATTGTGGTTATACTGCCtataaatggcagagccaaaaTTTAAACCTAAGCAGTCATGCTCCAGAGCTTGATTTTTAAACCACAGTGCTATTTTTAGACTGAATGTCCTCTAAGCAAGATTTATACCATAAGATACCTTCTTTGAAGGACATCTTTCAACTACCAAATCAGTTCTTCGATACATTCCCTAGCAGCAGAATAGTCTCAGAAAGTACAGAATATGAATGTCctcatatttattttctgctcTTTGTATGAGGCAAGCCTTCgattatttagttttaaaacaaGCTGAGCTGTTTTTGAAAAGGTTAGTAATTTAGgggggaaaaaggaagaagtcagcttttttttttttttttttgagaaaatgaatgaaGGCAAAGACGCTATCCCTTTCCCTTCAAGTAAAGCAAATGGAAGGGATGCTGCAGGATAATTGTTGCAGAGTAAATTTGTCTTTCTTAACAGCGTCGTTTCCCAGGGAGTATGGAAGGTTTTGTCACTCTAGATGAGGTTGGTGATGAGGAAGATTCGGAACTTCAGAAACTTCGTAAATCGGGCATGGCATTTAAATCTGGTGACAAAAATGATGATGGTTTGGTTGAAATTAAGGTGGACAAGATCGAGGAACTTGACCAAGAAAATGAAGCAGCGTtggaaaatggaattaaaaatgaggaaaatacagAACCAGGTGCTGAATCTGCTGAGAATGCTGATGATCCCAACAAAGATACAAGTGAAAACGCAGATGGCCAAAGTGATGAAAACAAGGAGGACTATACAATCCCAGATGAGTATAGAATTGGACCATATCAGCCCAATGTTCCTGTTGGTGAGATTTAAGGCTTTGTTCTTTCCCCTCTCACCCTCCCAAAACTCTtattaaataagatttttaaaattggtcTTACATAAGCTCTGATAACATTCTTAATTTACTTCTATGCACAACAGTTTGTAAATCTTAATTGGaacattcttttttcctcttaccCATGTCTCCTGATTTTGTATTATCTTTTGTTACAATTCCATAATATGTTCTCTTTTCTCATAAAGTTTTCTGAGAATTTCacattgctttttgttttgtttaccttttctatTTCAAGATTTTTAAGAGAACAATTAGGTGTGGGACCTTAAACATCAATTAAGTACAAACTATTAACAATgtcatggtttttgttttgttttagcttaGGCTATATTAGACTTGTCACAAATGTTACCTCATTCAAATTAtattgacagaaaaaaaagatctgagaACACTATTAAAATCTTCAGTTTACTGAATTTGTAAGAATGTATGTTTGTGTTCTAGGTATAGACTATGTGATACCTAAAACAGGGTTTTACTGTAAGCTGTGTTCACTCTTTTATACAAATGAAGAAGTTGCAAAGAATACTCATTGCAGCAGCCTTCCTCATTATCAGAAATTAAAGGTAAGGCTATATCTAAAAGAGGAGAGTTCTTTTGTGAAAACTAGCAAATCATGTAAGTTTATGGAAAGTACTGCCTGTGGACCCAGCATGCTTTATCCTGGAGATAACATTCTTTATTGATGGGCCTTCAGCAGTTTAATGAATTCTAGAAACATCTGTTAAGCCTCTTTCTAGAAAACACTCTTAACTAAATGTTGTTAATTGAGTAATTTCTAAATTTATAGTTCTAAATGTTATAAATTCTTTGGTATAAAGTTATTTGAGTATTCTCAAATGGTTGTTAGACTGTAATTTCTCTAATTTGGATATTGGAGGCCTGAAAGCCAGCCTTATAAAGTGCCATATCCCTTCATACTTAATGATTTTTACATTgactttaaattattatatattaataatgacACTTCAGTAAGTTTCATGATCAACAGGATATAAAGATAAAAGGATAAATTAAAAAagcacaacatggtaaagcataACAAATTTCTGTTTGGATATTTTGAAGTTTGGTGTTTTAGTTAGTGGCTTAAGGACTAAGTATTGAAATAAATAATGGGAAAAACTTGAAAGTAAGAGTTAAAGAATTCATAATTGTAGATAACACTGATTTATAATATAAAGCTACTAGAGCATTAAGAACAGTGGTTATTTTCAATGGTAGCagcaatttaatataaatattttgtctgCTTGGCTTAGTGGAAGGGTCATTGAATAAATACGTGTCATTTTAACTAAGTTCTTGGGGTAGCAGTAGTTCTTCTGTGTGGCTGTTATGGTCTTTGTTTGATGATCTCTGTAAGTTAGTCTTAATTGCACATTAAAtaacttttccatattttaccgTTTCTCCCATGCCTTACTGTGGTGTCCAGTTTAGTTTCATACTTGCCTAATAAGAATAACTGgatcttaaaaatattgataaggTTATAGTTAGATTAGACTCAAGTCCCTAAACATGGATAGAATATTTTGTTTTGGAGTTAATCCATTTATTATGTTTCACTGCGGTGACTTAAtccttgtaaaaaaattttttctattttcttttcagaaatttcTGAATAAATTGGCAGACGAACGCAGGCAGAAGAAGGAAGCTTAAGATGTGCAAGAAGCTTAatgatttcaaagaaaataatggttctttgtttttaaatgttaacctTTTTTAAATACAATACAGATAGTTAGAAGAAAACTATTGTACTCTTTTGTTATAGTGGAAAAATAATAGACGTCTGTTCATGTGTTAAGTGTTATAGCAAAAATACATATACGGTTAAGTTAATGaagaattgtttttgttttatcaaaATGGTAACAGACAGAAATACTTGGTAGAGACTGACTTCATATGCTACTTAAGACACTTGCATCACTAAGAAAGATACGTAGAAACattcagagaaatgaaatttagtAGTTCCAAGCTTCAAAGAAATGTCAAAACTTTTGATTCCATTCAATAAAGAACAAAaccaattgtatttttattactttcatcTGAAACATTCCACATTTTAATCTGAgcctttcagacttttcatttgCAGTTCGaagcatttttggttttgtttcattttttgagaaCTTAATGTGAGATTGGTAATTAAAATGCAGGtgcagttttcttttaatgtcaTGCTGTTTAGGTAATAAGAAATATTAAGTAATTGGCTTtagattttgtaattttttccctAAGTTCCTGCTAGATTTCGTATTCTAGTAGTCAATGTATTTTTCagtgaaatgtaaaaatattccCATTCTCTTTGACCAGTATTAATTTCTTGAGATATTGCTTGTCACTTGAATCCTGTAGCTGTCATACATCTGGTATAAGCACATTTGATTTTTGAAGTGTGTAGACCATCTCTTCATATTTTCAAGatgtaattttacatttctgcattttaaaaacagtttggcCATAATCTTAGACGCACGCTTCTAATTCATATACTGCATATGTGACCTTTGTGAACAGAAATTTGCATGTATAATCTGTGTTTACTTGTAACTTTCTGGTTATATACTGCTTATATCTGTGGATTCAAGTTTCTGAAGTGAgtaccaataaaaaaaaaaaaacctaggccATGTTCATTGGTTATACATGTTTGAAATGTTAACCAATATATTTGTCAGTTGTGGTTTTTATTCACTGTTACACTTTTTTGCATGCtttaacaaattattatttttaatttagagtgTTCTAAAGACTGCTACTAAAGATCTGAGTTTTAAAGCTTTTGGTGCTGGTGGATTTCTTGTTGCTGTTACATAACTGAAAATGGGACTCttcatagttttttaaaatcttggagTTGTAAGATGTTAAGGGTGAGGAAATGGTAAAAGCTGATGTTTAGACATGTCTAAGTATTTAACGATAAAATTGGAAGTAACATGGAATAACAAGAATTGGTTTTACCAGCCTT contains:
- the MATR3 gene encoding matrin-3 isoform X3, producing MLGAQWRRNQPSRAAEEWSQHINGASHSRRCQLLLEIYPEWNPDNDTGHTMGDPFMLQQSTNPAPGILGPPPPSFHLGGPAVGPRGNLGAGNGNLQGPRHMQKGRVETSRVVHIMDFQRGKNLRYQLLQLVEPFGVISNHLILNKINEAFIEMATTEDAQAAVDYYTTTPALVFGKPVRVHLSQKYKRIKKPEGKPDQKFDQKQELGRVIHLSNLPHSGYSDSAVLKLAEPYGKIKNYILMRMKSQAFIEMETREDAMAMVDHCLKKALWFQGRCVKVDLSEKYKKLVLRIPNRGIDLLKKDKSRKRSYSPDGKESPSDKKSKTDGSQKTESTTEGKEQEEKSGEDGEKDTKDDQAEQEPNMLLESEDELLVDEEEAAALLESGSSVGDETDLANLGDVASDGKKEPSDKVVKKDANASASATAKKKLKKRRFPGSMEGFVTLDEVGDEEDSELQKLRKSGMAFKSGDKNDDGLVEIKVDKIEELDQENEAALENGIKNEENTEPGAESAENADDPNKDTSENADGQSDENKEDYTIPDEYRIGPYQPNVPVGIDYVIPKTGFYCKLCSLFYTNEEVAKNTHCSSLPHYQKLKKFLNKLADERRQKKEA